The window AATCGACTTCGGCTGCCTTCGCTTCATCCGAGAACTCCTTTCGCCAACTTGTAAAAACCAATCGCATTGGAAAAGACCGGCTCCGCCACCGTGACGAATCCCTTTTCATCCAGAATAGGTTGGAGAATGCGGGCATTTACATAGTGAGACGCGATGCACGGCAAGATTTCCCGAGCGATCCCTCCACAAATATATACAGAATCGTTCCTATTCCATTTTAATCGTGTGGTCGCACGGACAATTCCTCGGGCCACACTATCTAAGTTATCGGTATCCACCGTCTCCATCCCAAAGTTGAACGTATCGGAAGCGTTATTGATGTATTTGGTGTCGATGATGGTTGCCGCATTGACCGTCCCGCTGCCGATGTCCAGGATGCGAATCGTCCCCTCTTCTGGACTGGACCAGTAAGCGCCTGCCCCTTCGGCCGAGACGCCGACATTATGAATCTGGATATGTCGTTTCGTT is drawn from Sporosarcina sp. FSL W7-1349 and contains these coding sequences:
- a CDS encoding ParM/StbA family protein, producing MSKLILGVDAGNYMAKVAGPYGVDSYRTAICEWFERNIEESFADDDMEFEIAGRKGFAGTIAAYEDVFGGSGAMFGDSKAHEDTKIRVLLAIHRYTDKYCPGVEDVTLVTGQPIVSHVDEEKERIQEMLVGHHKFTVNGTKRHIQIHNVGVSAEGAGAYWSSPEEGTIRILDIGSGTVNAATIIDTKYINNASDTFNFGMETVDTDNLDSVARGIVRATTRLKWNRNDSVYICGGIAREILPCIASHYVNARILQPILDEKGFVTVAEPVFSNAIGFYKLAKGVLG